The following are encoded together in the Lathyrus oleraceus cultivar Zhongwan6 chromosome 3, CAAS_Psat_ZW6_1.0, whole genome shotgun sequence genome:
- the LOC127132408 gene encoding uncharacterized protein LOC127132408 — translation MDGIEHRTVEVNGIKMHIAEKGKEGPVVLFLHGFPELWYSWRHQIAALGSLGYRAVAPDLRGYGDTEVPASISSYTGFHIVGDIVALIDSLGVEQVFLVGHDMGAIIGWYLCMFRPERIKAYVCLSVPFLRRNPKIKTVDAMRAVYGDDYYICRFQEPGKMESEMAEVGTAYVLKNILTTRKTGPPIFPKGEYGTGFNPDTPDTLPSWLTEDDLAYYVSKFEKTGFTGGLNYYRNFNLNWELTAPWSGVQIKVPVKFITGELDMIYTSFNTKEYIHGGGFKEDVPNLKEVIVQKGVAHFNNEEAVEEISNHIYEFIKKF, via the exons ATGGACGGAATAGAACACAGAACAGTTGAAGTAAATGGAATCAAAATGCATATCGCTGAGAAAGGAAAAGAAGGACCGGTTGTTTTGTTCCTTCACGGCTTCCCTGAACTCTGGTACTCATGGCGCCACCAGATTGCTGCTCTCGGCTCACTCGGTTACCGTGCGGTGGCTCCGGATCTCCGTGGCTACGGGGACACCGAAGTCCCTGCTTCAATAAGTAGTTACACGGGGTTTCATATAGTAGGTGACATCGTTGCTCTCATCGATTCACTCGGTGTTGAACAAGTGTTCCTTGTAGGTCATGACATGGGTGCAATCATTGGTTGGTATCTATGCATGTTTCGCCCCGAAAGAATCAAAGCCTATGTGTGTCTCAGTGTTCCCTTCCTCCGTAGAAACCCCAAAATCAAGACAGTTGATGCTATGCGTGCTGTTTACGGTGACGATTATTATATCTGCAGATTTCAG GAACCAGGTAAAATGGAATCTGAGATGGCTGAAGTTGGTACTGCATATGTGCTGAAAAATATCCTCACAACACGGAAAACTGGTCCTCCAATATTCCCAAAGGGAGAATATGGAACCGGATTCAACCCGGATACCCCTGATACTCTACCCTCTTGGCTCACAGAAGATGATCTTGCTTATTATGTCTCCAAATTTGAGAAAACGGGCTTCACTGGAGGATTAAACTATTATAGAAACTTTAATTT AAATTGGGAACTCACGGCACCATGGAGTGGAGTCCAGATCAAGGTGCCGGTGAAATTCATTACAGGTGAGTTAGACATGATATACACCTCGTTTAACACGAAGGAGTATATACATGGGGGAGGTTTCAAGGAAGATGTGCCCAATTTGAAGGAAGTGATTGTGCAGAAAGGTGTGGCTCACTTCAATAACGAGGAAGCAGTAGAGGAGATCAGTAATCACATCTATGAATTTATCAAGAAGTTCTGA